The region ttttttttttttttttttttttaaatagtgcaGGTTGGCATATAACTTGAGTGCAAACCAATGAGCTGCAGAACTCTGGGATTTTCTTTAGTACAAATATTTCTCATGGAAGAGGGATTAACAGAAAATGGATAGAATCTGGGTGGATTGGGCTCTTTAAAAGAACGCAACTTTGCCTTTTATGTTGTGATGCtaattttttattcacactGGCTCTTCTTTATGCATTATTACAGGTGATGTGATTTCTCTACAGTTTGAGAAGGCCCTTTCCAATGAGGGCAAATTGCTGGAATTTGCCAATTTCCAGCCTTCAGTGTCCAGGGTTGATGCATTCCTGTCTCAGAATCTTAGTTCCTACACTGACCTGTGGAACTTCTGCAAGAAGTTACTACTCCTCTCACATGGACAAGCTGAAGTGGAGCGGGGCTTCTCAATCAACAAAGAAGTGGAGACGTGCAACATGTCTGAGGAGACAGTTGTTGTTCAAAGGCTCATCTGTGATCAAGTGAATGTTTGTGGAGGGGTGACACGAGTGCCACTTACAAAAGAGCTAATCAGTTACTGTTCTTCAGCACGGAGTCGTTACCGGGCACACTtggaagaggaaaaaaagaagagagagacagaagaaaacTCCAAGAAAAGAAAGTATGTCGAAGAGGACCTGAAAGAGCTAAAGCAAAAGAAAAAATCAATTCGAGAAATTTGCACATCTTTGGAGAATGATGCAGATAGAATGGCAGTGCAAGCCGAAAGTTCATGTGGTAGTAAAATGGCCACATTGATCACAGAATCCAATTCTTTGAGGAGACGAGCTAAAGATAAACATAAAGAACTTATTGAGTTGGATGCAGAAATTGAAAACAAGATTGTAGAATTGACAAAATTGTCATGAGGGCTTTTAGTTTCAGAACTtgaaagtttacatacctttggtgatttatttagtttatttatttgatttatttgctGAATGTTACTGACTGGGCCTAGTTCCTTTTTTGTTTGAGCAGCACTGTGGCTTTATAGGTTAGTCCAAAGCCGtttctcaattttttttctcatcctATGTAAGCATGACTGTTTTCATGCTATTGTTTGTATACTGTTAGTAGTAACTGAACAAAGcacttttaaatacatttctgatccTGATCTTTCCTACAATTGTCTGACTGGATCTTCAATCATTACGTCTATGCATAGATTATTGCATTTATCTGTGTCTGAAATGACATGGAAAACACTAATCTGTCCCTAAACCTTTCCTTGGGGGAGAACCCCTAAACCCACCTCAACAAGGCTATTTGACAGCCACATTAACTTGTGTATTTGTGGGCTTTTGTAATGTCCTGGGGCTGTCTTCCCTGCTAGGGGCCAAAATTTAGAAATTACTTGAAGTACCTTAAAGGCTGAAAGTTCATCCATAATCAACCATGTCAGGGTTCAGCAGGAATCAGGACTTGCTATAAAAGTTTTTTTAAGAAACGGTTAACGCTTCGTCCCTGTGACTTGTCTGGAGCGTGGCTCTTTGTGAGTTGTGCTGTGCTAATGCTTCGCCACATCATTGTGTTGTCGCATtgaacatttttcagtttttggttgTTGTGGTGAAGTCTTAAATTTTCCTTTTAGAGGACTTAAAAAGGTCTTGAAAGTTATTAAATTTGCTGTTACAAAATGTGCAGATACCCTGCAGTTGTATCATCAACAAAGCCTCTGTTTATGCAGTATATGGGTAGTGTAGAAACATATATCCTGTGCAATAGGACATACTAATCACCCAATCAACTTCAAATATTTATCTTTAACAAGATTCAAAACCTTGATTAGAGCACTGATATAGAAGGTTTTATAGTTAAGCAGTTAAGACACAAACAGGAAGGGATAGAAGGCAGGAAAAAATATTAAGATATTCAGAGTTAAGGATCAGACCGAAAAGGGTGAACAACAGCAGTGATATGATGAGAGGAACAGGAAACAGGTTTATTGGATGCTCACTAACGCCTTGAAGTAACATTTACTTACTCTGAGCCAATGAACATCCAGTGCAGCCATATCCACGTCAACAGCAGAGCAATGACACTGATTGGCAAACATAAGATGATCCAGTTTCCGAAGTTCACAGAGGTGCATTCTGGGTAGAATCTATCATTAAGTAGAGTTCAATGGAGATATCCAAGTATCAGTAGGATTGTGCCATATAGAGGGTAGACCTTTAGGTCATTTGCATGTCCTGATAAGACACCTTCTATAGTGTTGTAAAAGCATATGTAAtgtaaaatctaaaatgtgtATAGCTGTACTGAAAAACAACTCACTGGTTGATGTATTCTGCAAAGATGAGGTTTGGTGAGGTCCCGGGCAGGGTGGATATCCCTCCTATAGAGGAGGAGTATGCAATGCTGAGGCACAGCCCCTTACACATCATATGTTCTCTCCTGCTCTGGTAGCGGCCATCTATCTTTTGTCCAAACACATGAAGAAGACAAAGAAATGGTATTGTAATTTGTCATCTACTGTCTTTCAGGGTTCAAGTCAATTCCTTTTTAATTCCTGTCAATTCAAAAAGTAAACCAAATCCCAATTCTGATTTTTACACATTGCAAAATATTGAAGAGAATTAGAATTTCAGTGGAAGTGAATTAAAACTGAACCCAACCCTGCTGTGTGTACATTGTTAGAATCCAGTTGGGATACAGTGAAGGTTTTTTAGTACAACGGCAATCTTCTACTTACATTGGTCTGGCAGTGCACATCTGCTGAAATACTGTGATCTACTGCATCTGGTTGCTCATTTGTTCTACTAAACATAAATAGGAAttattaacattacatttaagtcaGTGATACATTTAAGAATGCTAAATAAATGAGGAATTCCAAAATACTTTATTGGCTCCTCGTTCGTCTCACAGGGTCCCTCAGACTCTGTTGAAATAAGGTGGAGGTTAGAACGTTGTGTGCGTTGAGGTCCTGCTAGCCTCTTAGACCAGGCCATACTACGCAAGGCCTGGCgatgcattaaaaaaattatttgacagAGGTGGAACCCAAATCTAAATCACTGATGCCTTACAACATGTCAACCCAATGAAACTTTATTTGGACAGTCAAGCTGTAGGTGACTGTCCAAATAACACTATCCCCCAACCGTAACCCTCATCCTATCCCAAACTTCATCTTAGCAaccatgtatttgtttttttatattttgttgatgGTATGAAAATCTGCAGAGAATAGTGCACACAAAACGGAATGCATTTTTTTCATGTATTCATCCATTATCCATGCTGTGAACAAGTTTTCCGAGCTAGCAACTCTCTGCACATGGTTTCTCTATCCAGGCAGAAAACTGCTGAACAACACTGACCACGTCTTAAACGAGCACAAGGGGTTAGGTTTCCTGAAAAATAATATCCAATATAATTGTCAGTGCTAGGATTCTGAGATCTATTCAAACTGTTTTCAAATACCAACGTgtccagacctccaaggaggGGCATGAGACTAAGTTCCTGCAAAtgacaatgacaagtcctgTGAGTAAAACATTATTGTGTTAAAACCCACCTTCCAGCTCTAGACCAAGGTTGCTGGTGCCCGTCCGTGCCTGCTGGCGCtgctcaccctctccctctgcatTTAAAATCTGCTGAATTACTGCCTCCACGATTGGCATCACCATGGCAACGGCGGACGTGTTCTGGACCCACATGGAGAGGATGGCACAACTGCTCATGAAGCCCAACATCAGCCTACAAAGGGAAATCCACAGGGATGCTGACCAATGAGGAGCGTGGTTGGCCAAGTCATACTTGATATTCAGAGAATTCTATGACTTTAACGCCTTCTCTCCTCTGCTATgtttatctctttctctcagtacaTATATAGATAtactatatacagctctggaaaaaattaagaaccACTCCTAATTCTTctaaaatcagcatctctacatgtatggcagccattccattccagtgtctgttaaattccaacacaggcacacctcattttttttcagctttgcccaacacctggtcgtctaatggttagacggagacctggagaggcatACCAGCCACAATGTCTCtgacccactgtgaaatttggtggaggatcggtgatgatctgaggatgcttcagcaagTCTGGAagcaggcagatttgtctttgtgaaggatgcaataatcaagccaagtacaaggttatcctggaagaacacctgcttccttctgctctgacaatgttccccaactctgagaattgggttttttcagcaggacaatgctctatgccacacagccaggtcaatcaatgtgtggatggaggaccaccagatcaagatcTGAaccctctggaatttgatcaagaggaagatggatgctCATaaaccatcaaacaaagccgagctacattaatttttgtgccaggagtggaataaagtcacccaaaagcaatgtgacagactggtcgagagcatgccaagacgcatgaaagctgtgattaaaaatcagggtaaTTCCACCTAATATTGATTTCTTAAAACATtcgtattttgtttttgaaaaattaatgtgaatttgttttctttgcattatttgaggtctgaaaacaatgcatattttttggggttattttgaccagttaaatggtcaaataaatactctaaatgacaatatttctatttggaatttgggagtaatgttatcagtagtttataaaataaaacaaagctgttcattttactcaaacaaacctatgaatagtaaaaccagagaaactggtaattttgcagtggtctcttcattttttccagagctgtatattgacGATCAGAGGGTTAGTGAGTGGCAAGCATAGATCTCACCATCCAGGATTGACACCAACTACAGTGACCAGCCGCAGTGCTATCCTCCTGTGGAGACCCCACTTCTCTATGGATGTTGCCAGGCAGATGACCCCAATCAACAGCAAGTGAAAGTCTTTGAAGTACACCCCAGCCACCTGGACATGACAGAGGGAAATTAGAAGAATAAAAAAGGTGGAGGACCTTAGACACATGCTGATCAAATATAACTAAACATTTCTTGATAACCATAATGAAACCATTATTAACCAGACATTTCAAGGATAgactaaaaacatgtttttttttggtatatTTCAGTGCCAAGTCATTCAAACCGATCAGCGCCGGTCACGGATATTGTTTATAATCAATAGGTAACATAGTTGATCAATATGGTCCACATGGGCCCCATCAGGAATTTAACTGGGGCTgaagagatttaaaaaaaacattttccatattGAATGAGGTTGCATAGTTGCATTATCTCACAGTTCTGACTAGCTGGAGATAGAGAATAGCCATGCTTAACAAAA is a window of Esox lucius isolate fEsoLuc1 chromosome 19, fEsoLuc1.pri, whole genome shotgun sequence DNA encoding:
- the LOC114829508 gene encoding uncharacterized protein LOC114829508, whose amino-acid sequence is MWPSIEKFVDQVSTKKVKNPGNASFNTLSEARKDPFICAKLHFFMFIARAFQPFLEKYQKDAPMMPFLWNDLEDLIRSLLKRFIKRDALPTSPYKLVRLDVTDQKLWLGTKDVDIGMGAAAVIKGLSGAKGRVSELVVLQFRKECQGALSKICKKALDKCPLKYATVHNMMCLDPRKMYSSPDECLQKLKRLIEKFLLDKQLTGGISSGDVISLQFEKALSNEGKLLEFANFQPSVSRVDAFLSQNLSSYTDLWNFCKKLLLLSHGQAEVERGFSINKEVETCNMSEETVVVQRLICDQVNVCGGVTRVPLTKELISYCSSARSRYRAHLEEEKKKRETEENSKKRKYVEEDLKELKQKKKSIREICTSLENDADRMAVQAESSCGSKMATLITESNSLRRRAKDKHKELIELDAEIENKIVELTKLS